The segment CATGGCCACAATATTATTCAGGACGGGGCCCACAACGCCGCCGAAGAAATCCTTTACTAAAAAATTCACCAGATAACCCGCGGCAAACTTCCCCACAATAAAATACAACGCCAGCAGAATAATAAAAAGTATCAGGGAGCCGGCAATCGGCGTCAAGGCCAGGTTGCCGATCCGGTCTAATAACGGCGTGGAGGAAATAGGTGTGAAGTAGATTGACTCCGCGCATAATGCCTCTGCCCAGGCATTGCCGGCCCGGGAAATAACCAGATCAAGGGGCCGGTACAGTGTTCGCTTGGCCTCAGCCATAATGTGCTGCGCGTCATCGTTGGCGCCAAGGGCGCTTGTTTGCCGGGCCTGGCGCGCGGTCTCCTGCTCATCGGCCAGACAGAAACACGACAATGCCCGTTTTTTCCACTCCGGCTGCTTCTCGTCCGGCATCAGCGCCGTCAGCCGTTGGATCGCCTCCGTAAGCACCTCCGGCAACCGGGAGGGGAAGGAAGGCGCCCCCCCGGCTCCGCCGAGAGCCGCAACAAGCGTGGCGATACCTACGCCTTCCGAGGCCACCGTTTCTATTACGGGGACGCCCAGCATCTCTTCCAGCTTATGCCGCTTGATCTTGATCCCCTTTTGGGCGGCCTCATCTACCATATTTAAAACGAGTACCAGGGGAAGATGAAATTCAGCCAGCATTGCAGTCAGCGCCAGTGATCGCTTGATATTTTTGGCATCCGCGATTTGCACCACCAGCTCCGGCGTCTCGTCAATCAGGATACTACGCGCCACCTTCTCATTGTCAGAGTTAGCAAGCAGATTATATATGCCCGGGATATCAATTATTTCCGTCTTGTGCCCTTCCACCTTCAGGGCGCCTCTTTTAATCTCCACGACGGTGCCGGGATACATGGAGGTACTGATTGTATCGTTAATCAAGCGGCTGAATATCGTGCTTTTGCCGACATTCGGTAGGCCGAGAAGCAAAATCTTCTTCACGGGATCAGACCAAATTTCTTTATGCTATCCTGCAGCGCAGCCATTCCTTCCGTTTTCGCCGCTGTTGTTTCCATCGGTTATCCCCTTTCTGTAATTAAGTAAGTAATGTGAGATTAACTCATTAACTTAATAAGTAACCGGCCCCTTCCAGAACCTTCTTGACGTATCATT is part of the Deltaproteobacteria bacterium genome and harbors:
- the feoB gene encoding ferrous iron transport protein B, encoding MKKILLLGLPNVGKSTIFSRLINDTISTSMYPGTVVEIKRGALKVEGHKTEIIDIPGIYNLLANSDNEKVARSILIDETPELVVQIADAKNIKRSLALTAMLAEFHLPLVLVLNMVDEAAQKGIKIKRHKLEEMLGVPVIETVASEGVGIATLVAALGGAGGAPSFPSRLPEVLTEAIQRLTALMPDEKQPEWKKRALSCFCLADEQETARQARQTSALGANDDAQHIMAEAKRTLYRPLDLVISRAGNAWAEALCAESIYFTPISSTPLLDRIGNLALTPIAGSLILFIILLALYFIVGKFAAGYLVNFLVKDFFGGVVGPVLNNIVAMIPYAPARDIMMGEYGLYNMAIVPLLGLVLPVIVVFFFTFGFIEDSGYFTRLSILLNRLFNKIGLNGKAVLPIVLGFSCVTMATLSTRVLDSKRERFIAIFLLSLGVPCSAKLSMILVIMAQVSFSAFFVVFGVVFSLTLATGFILNRLMPTESSHFIMEIPPIRIPSLKNIITKTSYRSLLFLREALPLFIIGALGLFTVARIGLLIALEDFFAPVVKGFMGLPPQFAESLIMGFIRGEAGIAVLKKLVDAGVMDHRQLVVAMIVTSLSIPCVTNFLLIIKEQGAKKALAIIFSVTACAVMTGGIMNYFFRWKNYTF